Proteins encoded in a region of the Corvus hawaiiensis isolate bCorHaw1 chromosome 18, bCorHaw1.pri.cur, whole genome shotgun sequence genome:
- the LOC125335515 gene encoding acyl-CoA dehydrogenase family member 11-like isoform X1 has translation MFLCRLPWRRSSATCKLRQSGHFLPRERCQMLSIKGISTTVGQEQQASMQEQQVLEDLEVPLARRETETLFQEQPETGNQYLEDTLLRSYLKTHLPPKVLEEVHQDLERFGNRLLTKIQPLGWECELNPPVFRQYDAWGRRVDHIHTCSAWRRMKEISAEEGLIAEAYERRYSNWSRLYQAVKLYLFSSSSGGFSCPLAMTDGAAKVIESLGIPGSLKNAFSRLTSRDPEKFWTSGQWMTERRGGSDVANGTETVAREQPDGTYRLYGFKWFTSAADSDVTLTLARIADAEGQCTQGSRGLSLFFLRVRDEEGKLNSIQVQRLKDKLGTRQMATAELWLQGARAELISAEGRGVAAISNMLNITRIHNVISAVASMRRMISLSRDYARKRVAFGKLLKDHPLHMQTIARMEVQVRGAFLLLMEIVRLLGLAETNLASEQDQLLLRLLIPVAKLYTGKQASAVAVEAMESFGGQGYMEDTGLPVMLRDTLVLSIWEGTTNILSLDVLRSLTKSQGQVMAAFLSTVQVLSVQDWCPLSECFAESSISTCAALASLKVIARKKLELASGTEELAPGVQRTREAIGSLQEFMAAAGSEQALTMELAARDFSYSLARIYTGALLMEHAARPDASSTDVCAALRWCNQELCPVAVESGRGSYRGGAALQDSALVFGSSRL, from the exons ATGTTTCTCTGTCGCTTGCCCTGGCGGAGATCCAGTGCCACCTGCAAGTTGAGGCAATCAGGTCACTTTCTGCCTCGGGAGAGGTGCCAAATGCTGAGTATTAAAGGAATCAGCACGACCGTGGGGCAGGAGCAACAGGCCAGCATGCAGGAACAACAAGTGTTAGAAGATCTGGAAGTGCCCCTTGCAAGGAGAGAAACGGAGACCCTCTTCCAAGAGCAGCCTGAGACTGGGAACCAGTACTTGGAGGACACTTTGCTTCGGAGTTACTTGAAAACACACCTTCCTCCCAAG GTACTGGAGGAGGTGCATCAGGACCTGGAGAGGTTTGGAAACCGCCTGCTAACCAAGATCCAACCTCTGGGCTGGGAATGTGAGCTGAACCCCCCCGTGTTCCGGCAGTACGATGCCTGGGGGCGGCGCGTGGATCACATCCACACGTGCTCGGCATGGAGGAGGATGAAGGAGATTTCGGCAGAAGAGGGGCTGATTGCTGAGGCCTATGAGAGAAGATACTCCAACTGGAG ccGCCTGTACCAGGCTGTCAAACTGTACTTGTTCTCAAGCTCCTCTGGAGGTTTCAGCTGTCCACTGGCCATGACTGATGGGGCAGCCAAAGTCATTGAG TCACTGGGTATTCCTGGATCTCTGAAAAACGCTTTTTCCCGTCTGACATCCCGTGACCCCGAGAAGTTCTGGACCTCTGGCCAGTGGATGACCGAGCGAAGGGGTGGCTCAGATGTTG cTAACGGCACCGAGACCGTGGCCAGGGAGCAGCCGGATGGCACTTATCGTCTGTATGGATTTAAGTGGTTCACATCAGCAGCTGATTCTGATGTGACATTAACCCTGGCCAGGATAGCAGATGCTGAAGGACAG TGTACTCAGGGGTCCAGAGGCCTGTCCCTGTTCTTCCTGAGGGTTCGGGATGAGGAGGGGAAGCTGAACAGCATCCAGGTGCAAAGGCTGAAGGACAAGCTGGGCACAAGGCAGATGGCAAcggcagagctgtggctgcaaggagccagagcagagctg ATCTCTGCAGAGGGTCGTGGAGTGGCTGCCATCTCCAACATGCTGAACATCACTCGGATCCACAATGTCATTAGTGCAGTGGCTTCCATGAGAAG GATGATCAGTCTGAGCAGGGACTACGCCCGCAAGCGCGTGGCCTTCGGGAAGCTCCTCAAGGACCATCCCCTGCACATGCAGACGATAGCACGAATGGAG GTGCAGGTGAGAGGGGCGTTTCTGCTGCTTATGGAGATCGTTCGCCTGCTGGGCCTGGCTGAAACCAACCTGGCGAGTGAGCAGGACCAGCTGCTCCTGAGGCTGCTCATCCCAGTTGCCAAACTGTACACAGGGAAGCAG GCTTCTGCTGTGGCTGTTGAGGCGATGGAGAGTTTTGGAGGCCAAGGTTACATGGAGGACACAGGCTTGCCAGTCATGCTCCGGGATACTCTG gTGCTGTCCATATGGGAGGGGACAACAAATATCCTGTCCCTGGATGTGCTGCGATCCCTCACCAAGAGCCAGGGGCAGGTGATGGCTGCGTTCCTGTCCACAGTGCAG GTTCTCAGTGTGCAGGACTGGTGCCCATTATCAGAGTGCTTTGCAGAAAGCAGCATTAGTACCTGTGCAGCACTTGCTTCTCTGAAGGTCATCGCAAGG AAAAAGCTGGAACTGGCTTCAGGCACTGAGGAACTGGCCCCAGGCGTGCAGCGGACACGGGAAGCCATCGGGAGCCTCCAAGAGTTCATGGCAGCTGCGGGCTCAGAGCAGGCACTGACCATGGAGCTGGCAGCCAGGGACTTCTCCTACAGCCTGGCACGGATCTACACAG GAGCTCTTTTAATGGAACACGCAGCTCGGCCTGACGCTTCCTCCACAGACGTCTGCGCTGCCCTGAG GTGGTGCAACCAGGAGCTGTGTCCGGTGGCCGTGGAGTCAGGGAGGGGCAGCTACCGGGGCGGGGCAGCGCTCCAGGACAGCGCCCTGGTGTTCGGGAGCAGCCGGCTCTGA
- the LOC125335515 gene encoding acyl-CoA dehydrogenase family member 11-like isoform X2, translating to MFLCRLPWRRSSATCKLRQSGHFLPRERCQMLSIKGISTTVGQEQQASMQEQQVLEDLEVPLARRETETLFQEQPETGNQYLEDTLLRSYLKTHLPPKVLEEVHQDLERFGNRLLTKIQPLGWECELNPPVFRQYDAWGRRVDHIHTCSAWRRMKEISAEEGLIAEAYERRYSNWSRLYQAVKLYLFSSSSGGFSCPLAMTDGAAKVIESLGIPGSLKNAFSRLTSRDPEKFWTSGQWMTERRGGSDVANGTETVAREQPDGTYRLYGFKWFTSAADSDVTLTLARIADAEGQCTQGSRGLSLFFLRVRDEEGKLNSIQVQRLKDKLGTRQMATAELWLQGARAELISAEGRGVAAISNMLNITRIHNVISAVASMRRMISLSRDYARKRVAFGKLLKDHPLHMQTIARMEVQVRGAFLLLMEIVRLLGLAETNLASEQDQLLLRLLIPVAKLYTGKQASAVAVEAMESFGGQGYMEDTGLPVMLRDTLVLSIWEGTTNILSLDVLRSLTKSQGQVMAAFLSTVQKKLELASGTEELAPGVQRTREAIGSLQEFMAAAGSEQALTMELAARDFSYSLARIYTGALLMEHAARPDASSTDVCAALRWCNQELCPVAVESGRGSYRGGAALQDSALVFGSSRL from the exons ATGTTTCTCTGTCGCTTGCCCTGGCGGAGATCCAGTGCCACCTGCAAGTTGAGGCAATCAGGTCACTTTCTGCCTCGGGAGAGGTGCCAAATGCTGAGTATTAAAGGAATCAGCACGACCGTGGGGCAGGAGCAACAGGCCAGCATGCAGGAACAACAAGTGTTAGAAGATCTGGAAGTGCCCCTTGCAAGGAGAGAAACGGAGACCCTCTTCCAAGAGCAGCCTGAGACTGGGAACCAGTACTTGGAGGACACTTTGCTTCGGAGTTACTTGAAAACACACCTTCCTCCCAAG GTACTGGAGGAGGTGCATCAGGACCTGGAGAGGTTTGGAAACCGCCTGCTAACCAAGATCCAACCTCTGGGCTGGGAATGTGAGCTGAACCCCCCCGTGTTCCGGCAGTACGATGCCTGGGGGCGGCGCGTGGATCACATCCACACGTGCTCGGCATGGAGGAGGATGAAGGAGATTTCGGCAGAAGAGGGGCTGATTGCTGAGGCCTATGAGAGAAGATACTCCAACTGGAG ccGCCTGTACCAGGCTGTCAAACTGTACTTGTTCTCAAGCTCCTCTGGAGGTTTCAGCTGTCCACTGGCCATGACTGATGGGGCAGCCAAAGTCATTGAG TCACTGGGTATTCCTGGATCTCTGAAAAACGCTTTTTCCCGTCTGACATCCCGTGACCCCGAGAAGTTCTGGACCTCTGGCCAGTGGATGACCGAGCGAAGGGGTGGCTCAGATGTTG cTAACGGCACCGAGACCGTGGCCAGGGAGCAGCCGGATGGCACTTATCGTCTGTATGGATTTAAGTGGTTCACATCAGCAGCTGATTCTGATGTGACATTAACCCTGGCCAGGATAGCAGATGCTGAAGGACAG TGTACTCAGGGGTCCAGAGGCCTGTCCCTGTTCTTCCTGAGGGTTCGGGATGAGGAGGGGAAGCTGAACAGCATCCAGGTGCAAAGGCTGAAGGACAAGCTGGGCACAAGGCAGATGGCAAcggcagagctgtggctgcaaggagccagagcagagctg ATCTCTGCAGAGGGTCGTGGAGTGGCTGCCATCTCCAACATGCTGAACATCACTCGGATCCACAATGTCATTAGTGCAGTGGCTTCCATGAGAAG GATGATCAGTCTGAGCAGGGACTACGCCCGCAAGCGCGTGGCCTTCGGGAAGCTCCTCAAGGACCATCCCCTGCACATGCAGACGATAGCACGAATGGAG GTGCAGGTGAGAGGGGCGTTTCTGCTGCTTATGGAGATCGTTCGCCTGCTGGGCCTGGCTGAAACCAACCTGGCGAGTGAGCAGGACCAGCTGCTCCTGAGGCTGCTCATCCCAGTTGCCAAACTGTACACAGGGAAGCAG GCTTCTGCTGTGGCTGTTGAGGCGATGGAGAGTTTTGGAGGCCAAGGTTACATGGAGGACACAGGCTTGCCAGTCATGCTCCGGGATACTCTG gTGCTGTCCATATGGGAGGGGACAACAAATATCCTGTCCCTGGATGTGCTGCGATCCCTCACCAAGAGCCAGGGGCAGGTGATGGCTGCGTTCCTGTCCACAGTGCAG AAAAAGCTGGAACTGGCTTCAGGCACTGAGGAACTGGCCCCAGGCGTGCAGCGGACACGGGAAGCCATCGGGAGCCTCCAAGAGTTCATGGCAGCTGCGGGCTCAGAGCAGGCACTGACCATGGAGCTGGCAGCCAGGGACTTCTCCTACAGCCTGGCACGGATCTACACAG GAGCTCTTTTAATGGAACACGCAGCTCGGCCTGACGCTTCCTCCACAGACGTCTGCGCTGCCCTGAG GTGGTGCAACCAGGAGCTGTGTCCGGTGGCCGTGGAGTCAGGGAGGGGCAGCTACCGGGGCGGGGCAGCGCTCCAGGACAGCGCCCTGGTGTTCGGGAGCAGCCGGCTCTGA